From the genome of Zalophus californianus isolate mZalCal1 chromosome 6, mZalCal1.pri.v2, whole genome shotgun sequence, one region includes:
- the C6H14orf39 gene encoding protein SIX6OS1 isoform X11, whose amino-acid sequence MQDQFTIYQETIEKDKKMYHGYICQYKDVLKQYQLKYSETSLSHEYYEKKREHEEIQNRVLACTEQLKMNESIFMEFLVPAPFPSLAKWTLHMANVRCKTQDILKHASNYSKSSSELKEEVDEVEIEINYLNQHIARLHETKNLAETLEEKNKNIEKIKDLKERYRLFEKEQPALTLNKTPQDSQLFLPHESQKLDRLMKMHSSEPRVIDKKEESSVKQAKLANIDFRQKENNMQVLNDSTLNNHSKCSNSVAIKNSQNMMHFRLLTPQKQSNCSQWFEKGDTDAECEDKGTVRQLRESKCTSQVLCAEHFGKPIENNSDEVEERAENFLQTPEIPLFLRNTEAVKTPESLEKLLFPKTPSFEINRNIMPEGQTQKESPGFSFLTNYTSRSPGLNLFDSTIFDSEISSDQFNEHYSAGNLNPLSSQQEIGNLFGKPEGEDGFTFSFSSDSSTHTFGTGKDYFSFPFSFEQDQNSTPSSVKGFSSSSQNTTQFFF is encoded by the exons AAAAATGTACCATGGTTATATATGTCAGTATAAAGATGTTTTGAAGCAATATCAGTTAAAATACTCAGAAACATCCCTTTCACATGAATAttatgagaagaaaagagaacacgAAGAAATTCAAAATAGAGTGTTGGCATGTACTGAAcaactaaaaatgaatgaatctatCTTCATGGAATTTCTAG tgccTGCTCCTTTTCCATCACTTGCTAAATGGACATTACATAT GGCTAATGTGAGATGTAAAACACAAGATATTCTTAAACATGCCAGCAATTATTCCAAAAGTTCATCTGAATTGAAGGAAGAAGTAGATGAAgtggaaatagaaattaattatttaaaccag catattGCAAGACTCCATGAAACTAAGAATCTTGCAGAaactctggaagaaaaaaataaaaatatagaaaagataaaGGATTTGAAAGAAAGGTATAG actttttgaaaaagaacaacctGCACTTACATTGAATAAAACCCCTCAAGACAGTCAATTATTTCTTCCACATGAATCTCAGAAATTAGACAGACTAATGAAGATGCATTCTTCAGAACCAAGAGTTATAG ataaaaaagaagaaagttccGTGAAGCAGGCAAAGCTTGCCAATATTGACTTTAGACAGAAGGAAAACAACATGCAG GTACTTAATGACTCTACTCTGAATAACCATTCAAAATGCTCAAATTCTGTGgctattaaaaattcacaaaatatgaTGCATTTCAG aTTGTTAACCCCACAGAAGCAATCAAATTGCAGTCAATGGTTTGAAAAAGGAGATACAG ATGCTGAGTGTGAAGACAAAGGTACAGTAAGACAATTGAGAGAATCAAAATGTACTTCACAA GTTTTATGTGCAGAACATTTTGGGAAACCAATAGAAAATAATAGTGATGAAGTAGAAGAAAGGGCTGAGAATTTTCTACAAACTCCtgaaattcctttatttttaagaaacactgaAGCTGTGAAAACACCTGAATCTTTGGAGAAATTATTGTTTCCTAAAACCCCTTCTTTTGAAAT aaatagaaatataatgcctGAAGGTCAAACACAAAAGGAATcccctggattttcttttcttacgAATTATACTTCTAGATCTCCTGGATTGAACTTATTTGATTCTACTATATTTGATTCAGAAATCTCATCAGATCAG tttaatgaACATTATTCTGCAGGAAATTTAAATCCTCTCTCATCACAACAAGAAATTG GAAACTTATTTGGGAAACCAGAAGGAGAAGATggcttcacattttctttttcatcagacTCTTCAACTCACACATTTGGAACTGGaaaagattattttagttttccattttcatttgaacAGGATCAAAACTCAACACCTTCTTCTGTAAAAGGTTTTTCATCTTCCTCACAAAAtacaacacaattttttttttga